The region GCTCGTCCTCGTTGTCCAGGAAGACTGTCCGCTCCACCGCCGGCACCCCCAGCGCGCGCGCTACCTGCATGGCCACCGTGCGGGGGGTGGTGCGGCTGTCCACGAAGAAGAGCCCCTGCTCCCGCACCACACCCAGCACAGCGGTCATCACCCGGAGGTCGGCGGTAGCCCGGGAGCCCATGTGCCCGTTGATCCCCACGGCGCCCGGGACCTCCGCCAGGCCGGCCCGCACCACGGCAGCAATCTCCTCATCGCTCATGGCCGTGGTCACGCCCCCCGGACCGAGGCGGCGGTCCTCCTCAGACTCCAGGGGGAGGTGCAAGAGGACCTCCAATCCGGCGGCCTGTGCCCGGCGAGCCACAGCCGCCGAGGCCGCAAGTCCCGGCAGCACGGCCAGGGTCACGGGTCGGCCCAGAGCCAGGATCGGCTCCACCTGCTGCAGGGTGGCTCCCGCATCGTCAAAGATGAGGGCCACCCGGGCGGCGGGTGTCGGCTCGGAGCGCACCACGGCCGGCGAGGCCCCGCGCAGAGCACCACCCCGTGGTCCGGGCTGGGGGCGGGCCGTCGGCAGAACCACCCGGGGCGTGGCTCGAACCGTTTCCCCCGAGGGCCGGGGCGGCGAGAGGACGGCAGCCTGGGGCTGGCGCCAGGTCCACCACACCCCGGCGCCGACACCCAGCGCCATCACCACAGCCCAGCCCACCCCCCAGGAGCGGAGGGATCGGGCACGACGGGAAGACCGGCGGGAGGGGCGGGCGGGTGACATCTAGTGCACCGTCGCCCAAATTCGGCGGCAGTACCATTGATGCATCGCGTGCCTCGTGAACGACCACCGAAAAGGATG is a window of Armatimonadota bacterium DNA encoding:
- a CDS encoding divergent polysaccharide deacetylase family protein, coding for MALGVGAGVWWTWRQPQAAVLSPPRPSGETVRATPRVVLPTARPQPGPRGGALRGASPAVVRSEPTPAARVALIFDDAGATLQQVEPILALGRPVTLAVLPGLAASAAVARRAQAAGLEVLLHLPLESEEDRRLGPGGVTTAMSDEEIAAVVRAGLAEVPGAVGINGHMGSRATADLRVMTAVLGVVREQGLFFVDSRTTPRTVAMQVARALGVPAVERTVFLDNEDEPAYITGQVRRLLEAARTRGWAIGIGHAQRGTAEVLRQLLPEFDRAGVVLVPVSDLLNTR